Genomic window (Peromyscus eremicus chromosome 12, PerEre_H2_v1, whole genome shotgun sequence):
ttcttcccaacatACTCTGCGCCTGgaaatcttgcctagctattgaccattaagcactttattaaaccaaccagactgacacatcttcacagtgtacaaaaaggattattccacaacagagtaGGGATGTTTTATGATGACATGATATTGTTTGTAAGAAGAGCTGAATGACTCCTGTAAATTTGGAACTTAGTCATATTTAGGACACTTTCCAGGGCTAGGAGGAAATGGCAGCATACATCTATGGTTTCTACTTTTGAGGAATTTATTTAAATACCGCGGAAGATCCCAATAGCCTTCCATGACAGTTAGGAGCTATATGCTTAGAATTGCCAAGAGAATTATGTAGATGTTTCTTGGTTTTCTGTAGTCAGTATTCAAGCAGAGATAGATATTTATGTTACCTTtgtaatttttacttatttttatttttgagattattgtATAATTACAGTATTTTGCCTTTCAATTTGCTTCCTCTAAACCCTTCCATATTTCCCTCTCCactctctctttcaaattaattgcctctttttttttcactaattgctgttacatgcatatatgtgtatgtttatacatatatattcctaaataaaacCCGTTTGGCCCATGTCATGTTTCTCGTGTGTGTTTTGTCACTGAACATTTGTCATTTGTCACTGAACAACCAAGAGGtatgctcttccttggggaagtcCACCTTTCCTGCTGCCAGCTTTCTTCAGTTGCCCAGagttctttgtgcagggttgAGGCCTCTCAGGGGGCTTTTCTCCACCCACGCCTGCGTGTCCATTGGTGTCACCCTCACTCAGCTCAGATTTGGGCAGTCTTTCATCCTTTCTTACTTGCCGTTCCTTTTTACCTCTTTATGTTTTGCAtgactttcctttaaaaaacattttaaaatggtgaAGCTTTTGATATTATTCGATTCATGATGCTTGTATTTatacagtggtcctcaacctccctactgctgtgaccctttaatacagtttttcaTGTGTTGCAGTCTGGGGAAGGCCAGCTCTTCAAAACTGCTCCAGGGTTGTGAATAGAAGACCTCAGAGTAGCGAGGGCTTAGGAGAAATTCTCATCTATCCGagggttagatttttttttttctatctgtggggaaaaaaagaaaacacacatgctttctgaaggtaactttctcttttacttcatcttaaaaatgtcTTTCTCTGAAAATCTGTCTCCACACTGCTACATCTCTTTACACACAGCTATGTACGTCTCTACTCTGTTATATTCCTTCATATACTACTGCACCATTCATTCACTCTTTACTCATTCAGTTTCTCACCTTGCTCTCTCATTCTTCTTCTCTGACCAACTTTGGACAActatatgttacattttctttctgcCCATTGGGCTACATCCCTCACTCAGCACTtacacctacacacactcacacactcactacTTATTCACatccaaactctggacaatttggacaattatatgttacattctCAGGGCCTGgcccattctcataacacatgataagtcacgtagtttctctcaggctaggaAGGTCATGCTGACTTggccatgcacatagctctaagttggtgagggttcccagacagaaagtaaacagttggctgaaccttgagcctaGGAATATGTGTAGTCATTTACTGTGGGGGGTCATGTCTCAATGTAAACAGCCTGACCTTGATTTAGTAATAAACACCTGGGAACtagtctttgtgtatttctgAAGGGGCAGCTtagtctatttttagttttttttttctgatgtctaAAATTAACTGACTTTGAGACTgaaatactgttactttcctgtgtcaattaagaaaaatattctggtattatttctattcatcagaattatacagcttaaataGAAATTATCTCCTGATCATTTACAAGTATATGTGTGCccaaagatgtaaaacacactaccagTTTGCTGTGGAAAGAACCCCGCAGCTGTTCTTTTTAGGGGGGTAAGTGGTTGCACaagagaaagttacagacagaaaacaagcagtttccacagccagtgaccccacagGCTTTGCCTGGTGGGACTCCCCAACAGAGAGTTATTAGTCTGGTGGGCCAACCTGTTAAATACTAGTCACCTGCTGTTTACTCCCCGACCTCTGGTAAAGccattgctaccagcagctctcaccactcatgtggtggtgacccccaacctttaaattatttcattgctaccgcataactgtaattttgctacagttataaataataatgtaaatatctgatatgcaggatatctgatatgtgacccctgtgaatggGTCATTTGACCCTCCAAAGGAGTCATGACCAACTAGGGCAGTTGGGAACCACTGCCCTAGTAGTTTGAAGTAGATGATAGCATAAGTTGTTTGATAGTAACGTGGGGTACTGGTTTAGAAATGAGTACTGTTATTGGTCCAGTTTTACAAAAGGTAGAAACTCAGGCACTCACAGGTTAAGTGGCTTACCAAAAGCCACAGTCAGCAAGTGATAAAGTTTGTATTCAAACCTTCTCAGTGCTGAAAACAAAGCCcctgctccatttttttttaaaaaaaatatatatatatcttttaatttaaaaattagttttgttaTTGGGGGAGTATGATGTGTGGGAGACAGGCCATGGAGCATTTGCGTGTCAGAGGACTACTTCGTGGagcagttctctctttccacctttataaCATGGGTTCTAAGATCCAAtcatgttgtcaggcttgtgtggcacgggcctttaccactgagctataggcCTTCTCCCTCTTCATTTGTATCCTATTATTCTCATTAAATTTGCTACTTGAAaagtatatttctttctttttttttttttttttttggtttttcgagacagggtttctctgtgtagctttgcgcctttcctggaactcatttggtagcccaggctggccttgaactcacagagatccacctggctctgcctcccgaggaaAAGTGTATTTCTGATGGCTGCCTAACTTCTTTAAGCATCCTCTCAATTCTTGACATATGTGTTGTTTTtgataataaatttcaaaaattttagttttaatcCAGAATCTTAAGATTCTAGAAATTCCTACAAGAAAGTTTCCTATATTAAGGAATAACAATGTTTTAAGATCATTAAACCAATATGAAATTCTCTtccaaaaatgttaaaaaatgggTATATTTAGGACTTCTTTACAAAAGTATGTTGCAATCTTGTACGATGGTCTCAACCAGACAGACAGGTGGAATCAACAGCCCTGGTGGGAGTTAGGTTGCTAAATGAGAACTTATCAAAGCAGGAATATCGTGTATCATTAAGGTCTACCCGTTCTTAGTAATAAACAACTACAGTTCAGATGTTCCAAACATAAGTAAAGTATATGTTCTTAAGTATAGCACAGAATGAAGGTTAGGACCAGAACCTCTGCTTGGAGATATGTGATGtagccttgctgtgggatgttctgtatggcaaatgtgttgctgattagtcaataaataaaacactgattggccattggctaggcaggaagtgtaggcgggacaaggaggagaataaagctgggaagtggaaggctgagtcagagagacactgtcagctgccatgatgacaaacagtatgtgaagatgccagtaagccacgagccatgtggcaaagtatagattagtggaaatggattaatttaagctgtaagaacagttagcaagaagcctgccacggccatacagtttgtaaccaatataagtctctgtgtttacttggtcgggtttgagcggctgtgggactggcaggtgagagagatttgtcctgactgtgggccaggcagaaaaactctagctacatagccTGACTCTTGGAAGGTTTGGATGACTCAAGAGTGCATGAAATGAGCTTCTAGGGTCTTGATTGGAGATACAATCAATATTTGGGTCAGCTTCACAGTTTTCTTTAGGACATTGCTTTAAGTCAGAAGGGAGTAACCCAAAGTAAGAGGCCCAGTACTCACTAAAAGAAATAGTGATTCGCGTTTCCTAGACTAGGAACATTGTGACatcctcttttgtgagttttcttgAATCTGACCTACTATTAGATTTTTAGGATAATTGTGGACTCTATTTTCACTATTGATAATACAATAAATGCGTTTAAAAGAAGGACttcagaaataattaaaaactcaCATTATTCAAGACTGATTTATACCCTTGACTGAAACCAGAGGCTAGTTCTGTTTATTAGAGTATGGCAAGGATGTGAGCAAAATTTGTAATGTGGTTTGGGTTGGTGTCAACAGGCTATGTTGTTGTAAAATTAAATCTCAAACTTTCAGTGATCTACATCAATAAGAGGTtttacacactacacacacacacacatacacacacacacacaaacacacacacacacagaatcccaATCAGGCTGGCTGCCCATATTTGTGCAGTAGAGGTGTCATGCCAAAGTAGCTAAGGCTAAGGTAAGCAGACTTGAGTGACTCAGCTTGAAAGTGACACGTACCAACTCCTTGCTCAGTCAACTAGCCAGAATTAGAAACCTGGTTCAAATTCAGCTGGATAAGAAGCCTagaaaatgccgggcggtggtggcgcacgcctttaatcccagcacttgggaggcagagccaggcggatctctgtgagttcgaggccagcctgggctaccaagtgagttccaggaaaggcgcaaagctacacagagaaaccctgtctcgaaaaaccaaaaaaaaaaaaaaaaaaaaaaaaaaaaaaaaaaaaaaaaaaaaaagaagcctagaAAATATGTAGAAGAACACACAAATATTTCATGAATCCTACTGGTCTTTAATAATACATTCTTGATCCTTGACCCTTTAAAACTATCTACTCAAAATCTATAGATAgtatctcatcttttttttttttccgttttttttgAGACCggatttgtctgtgtagttttggtgcctgtcctggatctcctctgtagaccaggctggcctcgaactcacagagatccgcctggctctgccttccaagtactgggccAAACCTTCACGTTGTTTCCCTTTATGATTAAAGGGCACTTATATGATCTAGTACAtactgtgttttgaagaaatCAAAACTTTTTGCTTATGAATTCTAAGATCTCTGTAAACCATTTAACTTCTCTAAACACACTTCTCAACTGAAAAAAGTGAATAGTGATTTCTCATCTGTGGATCTATTTCAAAATTTAGGTTAAGGATAGCATGTAAAACACTTTGGGTGGGGCCTAATGCATGATAgatgttaaacaaatgcaagttttcattttatttttatttgaatggtCAGTCTTATAGTAGGATCTATAGTATACTCATAATCCTCAGACAGCAATGTACTCAGTGTGGACAAGAGGTATTCTTGCTGAGTTTAAGTGAAATGTCTATTTCTTATTGTTGTAGGTCATGGGGAGTTTCAAAGGTCATGTCCTCCCTGGAATCTTCTTCATTATCATGGGCTTTTGGTGGGGTACAAAGAGTATTCTGAAATATGTCTACAAAAAGCAAACTCGGACCTGCTACCTTAGTTCCAAGACATTATTTCGTCGAGCAGAGATTTGGGAAGGAGTTGTTATAATCTTCATGGCTCTTACTGGTAAGTGGACTGTGGCCAtgttctgttttctccttttgaGTATTTCATgagtggggaaaaaaatgtcaatatgAAATTGAGATATACTAAataaatttcatataaatatgCCTCTTAGTATTTATCCCAATTACAGTTTATAACTGATGTAATCTTAGGAAAATGATATTTCATAATTATATAAAAGCCTAATCCTTAATGAATCTTAATATTTAATTTGCCTATCCAACCAAGTGAATTTCCTTTGTATCATAAGTTGGAGCCTATGAAATAGTTTGATACAAGTTCTTCTGATCCTTCAAAGAGTAAACTCTGTAAGAAATCATTTTGTCAATTACACTAAAGTAATGAAGTGATTATGGAAAATCTTCAATAACAAATCATTTCTGAGAGATGATAAAGGGAACTGGGGCTGAAGGAGATCTTGCTTCATGTACATCCACCTTGTGTCCTGAGTTGGACAGAGTCCAGGTAACTTTTAACTTCAATAACTTCCCATTGTTACTGAACATTCTATAAAAAAGGTTCTGCATTTTACAGTAATGCTGTAGCTGCTGCTTTGTAAATGGTGACACTTCTAATTTTTCCACCGATTCTTTTCATTCATGACAATAGGATTTTGTTATGACCATTAAATTACAAAGTAACCATTTCCGAAAAGAGGACTTTCCCTGCCCATTCTCGAGGCTAACCAGGTAGCttctagaaaacaacaacaaacctgtcTCTATCAATAATTACCCACATGTAGAGTCTGTAAGAACTATCTCTACTCTTCCTATTCTTGGGGAAAAGGCTAAGTTCTTCATCAGTTTTGTCAGAAATCAAGGAAAACACCCTACTTTGTAACAGCTGTCTAAGAGTGCAACATCTAGAAAGAAAGCAATCATCCTTTAAATGACATACATCATAAATCCAAACCTCCAAGTCATCCAGGATTTTAGTCATTAAATCACAACCAGTTGTTGAACTAAAATTACCATTGTTAAGGATATGAAACAGTTGCTTGCATCATTTGTCTATATGTAGATAAAACTTGTTACCCAAACCTGCAGCTAAACTTGGGAATCAAGTCTAAATCAGTATTGCTAGATTTTCAGTGGAAAGCTCAGAGGGAGGAATCGACATCATAAGGTTAGAATAAGCGATGAACACATGCCCCTGTGTCTTCACACTTACTATGCAGACTCAGGAAAAGGATTGCTAAAACTGTGATATGTTCCTCTGCAGGTATGGTCGGGGAACAGTTTATCTCAGGCGGACCCTCCCTGACCCTGTACAAAGACGGCCAGTGGAACCAGCTTCTTGGCTGGCATCATACAACCATGTACTTCTTCTTTGGGCTACAGGGTGCAATCCATATCTTATGTTTCACTACCAATTTCCTTCCGCTTTCCTTAAGCAAGTTAATGTTATCAAATGCCATCTTTGTGGAGTGTAAGTATGAGGGAAATatgttttctgttctctttctatCAGTGGGCATTGATGTTGTGCTTTATAATAACATatcttttgtttctctgtatCACCTTGATTGGCAGGACTATCTATTTGGGCCATAGTTGGATATATGGTTGTCCTAGAGAAGATACCTATAGTCTTCCTTTCTTACAACTTTACAGACTAACTTAATAGATCTGGGCAGACACAGCCACTCAAaaattttttcaaatttcatatCTGTCTTTAGAAATCATCTACAGTGGGCACTTACCTCTTGGTCATTGTGGAGCTtatcattctttttatttctaacaaTGGAAACTGAACTCAAAATAATAGTGCATGGATTACTTGAAATGGGGCAACCACTCACAATAGAAAATGTCTACCAATCTCTAATAAGCTTTTCATATATCAGAAACAGAGACTCTGCCAAAATGTGGTAGGTAGGTCTAAAAAATGACTTCCTAATCTTGAGAGGTTAGTGAAAATAACAGGATGTTTCCTTCAGGTGATTTCTCAGATTATCGTAAGGAGGGCAAGATAAAACAAGTGTTTAATAATTTGTTATAATTTATGTGCTCATTTGCTGAATTCCCTAAATTGAGACTTTGACTTCAGCTAATTTATCTGTATATTCATATTAATTAGAGCTCCCTACCCTAGTCATGTTTACTGTACATTTTCCTACATAGATAATGCTTTAAACAACAGCTGAAAATTCTATGGTATGttagaagagaggaaaaaaaggctagaagaaagagaaagtgggatTAGACTTCCAAGATTCTCTTCCTAAGTAAGAGACAATGTTTACTCTCCCCAAAGTAAAAATACGTTGCTGAGAGTCAGTGGGGACTTGCTCTTTGGGGCAGTTTTATGTTCATATAAAATTTTGTGGCAAGAGGGTGGTACAGTGGGAAGCCTTTGGTTTTATCAGAAAAATATGTTTTGCCCCCTCTGTTAGCATTTATCTTCTACAACCACACTCATGGTCGGGAAATGTTGGATGTTTTTGTGCACCAGCTTCTGGTCTTTGCCACCATTTTGGGGGGTCTGACTACCTTCATGGAATTCCTCACAAAGAACAATGTACTTCTGGAGCTCCTTCGGTCAAGTTTCATCATCCTACAAGGGACCTGGTTTTGGCAGGTGAGTTGGGACTTGTAGCTAACACATGTGGTGTCACTTATCTGCAGTTTCTCTTATTAACTGATGAGGCATTTGCTTTTAATGCTTCTCTTCTATAAGCATCACAGAAGTGATGTTCTTGGAGTGGCCTGGTGGTTCTGGTGAAACTACTGTTAGAGTAGCTGTGGAGGAAGCAGACAGTTTAATAACTTCATTATGGATCCACTTATCCTTTATGCAGGAATTTTGAGCTGATGATTATGGTTGTAAGTGATTCCTAGTGCTAGAACAGCTTATAGCCTAATGGGCCATAAGCTCAAGAGCTATATAAAAGACTCAAGAGAGAGTTTTAGGCCTATAGTGAGTGAGCATATCACAACAGGAACATGTGTGGAGAATATTCACCTCATGAttggaaagtgagagagagaggtaaTGGTCAGGGTTCCACTGTCTCCTTCAAGGATGTGCCTCTAATGACCTAAGGGCTCTCTTTAGGCCTCCAACATAAAGGGTAGGAGATCTCAATAGTGACACCATGGAGGGCAAGCCTCTACCATATGGACTTTGAGGAGGTATATATTATTCAAATTATAGCATATATACATACTAGTTTAATTGTATTAATGAACTTAATATTCATGtaaaaaaaagacagtaagaaCAAGAGAAGAAGTCCAAAGAGAGTTGAAGAAAGGAATTATAAGATCAAATTATGATTAATAAAATCAATTATTATCTAGTTAATACTTAGTGACTGGTCCTgcttagacaaaaagagggaagtcATACTATAACTCAACCAAGAACAGGACAGCTTAATGCTGCCACTTTGGgcacaaaaataatattttcatatttactgaaaagttttctattaaaaaaaaacttatgagGTTACAATCTTTAGGGATAAATTTTTGATTATTTAGAAGTCTTTTAACCTATGTTAAAAGTATGTCTAGATTTATTTCTTATGAGGCCAGGTGTCTAACCTCACTATTGTCTTGGAcccttaaataaaaatgaacattttatacCTGTGTAAATATACACTAATTGGAAATGACGGTTTAGCTACAGTATGCCTcatcctgtagtgggtagccattccagcttttaCCTGGAAGtcccaacccccattgaggcttcggtaacggtcatgcctacaaggcggaaccaagagagctcgtgcatccagatctcaggtcttcagcatCCTCTGCTAGCTCAGTCaatagagcatgagactcttaggTTGTGGGTTCATGCCCTATGTTGGGCACCAGatactggtgaaattattatggccactccacgtagctaaaagggaggtttattttatggggtaacttacaagtgaagggatagtttacagagtctgagaaaggtgtagcgcagtccagcggtgttctctggagaactctgcttggtctacctccagcatccagggtccaagaaccaagagagcctgcacatccagatctcgagtcttcagggtcctctcttggccccactttgtaggcgtgacagttactgaagcctcaatgggggttggaacttccagggcaaagctggaatggctacccactacatcatcCTTTGACTCctctgaaataaaaatgtctagCAATGTAAGGGAATGTCTTATGCTTCCatgttttattgtatgtgcagtgtgtgcaCATTTATGTTCAAATATCTTTCCTAAGCTAATGACACTGTATTGTGGTTTGCTTTTTACCACTTTTATCTCTTGCTATGTCTTCACAAATAGCCAACAGTAGCTTTTAGTTATATATAGACAGATTTTGAGTAAATGCCCCTTGGACTCTTGGAACCATCTGTATGGAGATTTGAGCTGAATGAGGCAAATGTGCATAACTTACATTGAAATGATTGTGTAATCTgcagaaagaagagaaatctCCTCCTAACCTATAAAAAGTTCTTTCCTGAAGCACATGACATTTAAAACACGTTTATTCAATGACTAAGCCattttgtataatttaaaaaaagaaaagaaactccctgTGCCCTTCACTCCATGACAGTCTCTTCTGGGTCTCCCTGTGGGAGAGCAACTCAGAGGCtcactttgtgttttgtttttcctttgcttctcctcatcctcctcagaGTACAGGACAGGCAGGCAGTGGGGAAGAAGCTCCTGTTGCCTTTGCTTTTTGTCACTTGGGACAGTTGTTTCCTGTGTATAGTCTATCTCCATTTGTCCTCGAGTCCCAAAGATTGCTCACAGGACAACTGCCCCGATTATGAGTCTAAACTGTAACTCATCTTCATCTGgacattaagaaaaacaaatggcagttaagagcacatgacGCTCtagtggaggacccaggttcagtttccatcacccatatggtggctcacaaccctctgtaactcctgtCTTGGGTATCAGGCATGCAAGTGATGTTCAGAcgtacatgcaggtaaacattcatacacataaaataaaataaataaatctttatttaaaatggaagtccattccaaaagggaaaaaTGACCCACAGTAGTACTCCAAAGCCTGATATCGTAGATAAAATACATGTTTGGACTTGTAATATTGATGTAAATGAGAATATAAAATATGCAGTGATATATAATTCACACTGTAAACTATAGAAAAGGAGCCTCTGGCTTATTCCTTATTGGAGAAGAAAGTTAACTACAGTTGAAACCTAATAGCAGTGAGGCTTAAACCAATCAAaccatcatttttgtttgtttgtttgtttgtttgttttgttttgtttttgtttttgttttgttttgttttgttttgtttggagaatGGCGTACAAACTCTAGTAAGAATAATTCCTTCATAGGTCTTTTCTCTTATAATTTTCTGGTAGAAAACAAATTAGGACAGCTGATAAAagtgtaatattcatttttaaagatgacTTGATGAGTTTGTTAATTTCTGGTTAGTTACATAGTCTTAATTTACCTGAGTTTGGGTTAAAGGATTGAATGTCTCTTGCCTTCCATAGTAGCCCTTCATGGCCCCTGGTCATGGCCTCCATCTTGGCCTTTCGTCATATATGTATAGCTTCCAAACATTAGCAAGTGCGATTCCAGTAAAGTATTCAGTAAGAAGCACTCAAATTTGCCCTCATTCtgatataaaataagaaaaatagtaaaatcaTTTTGCAAAATGGtagttctaattttttttattatttatatgccTTATTTTCCTGGACTCGGTGCTACAGGGTCAGTGATCGGGAGAGAGACAGGCCAGGCTGCaaagacacaacagggctggaaGCACCTTGAGTGGGGAGCTGTGGAGCTACCCTGGCTGTGGAGGTGGAGACACCAATGTGACAGAGTCCTTATGGCTGAGATTTTTCCGTGGGCACACTGAAATACATAACCCAAGAAGGATCCACCTCCCAATTGAGGGGCTACTGAAGCCAGGGGAACCTGAGAAATAAGGGGCTAAATTGGTCCAGGAATGTTGCCTAGGTCAGTCTGTGGCCAAGGCAGGTAAAGGAGGGCAGGCAGGCTTTCCACACTTTTCCCAGAGCCTCACTCACAGAAAAcctcatttagaaaaaaagatcTCCTAAACACCAGATAAGGAAGTATTAATTGGAAGATGAGGAGATAGCAGGCTGGGAAATTCTAGCAGAAGGTGGAGTTCCACTTCAAAACCTGTATCACCAGGTGGATGTATCAACCTGGCTTGTCTGAATTAATGAGACTGACAACCTTGCTCTCGAGACTAATACTGAATCAAAGAGGTGGGAGAGACCACATTCAGCCTCACTAAGAAGTGACGCTGAGTTGTAACATCttttatcttgtattttattCATTGATTATTTTTACCTTTATCTTTTAGAAATTGCAGGTTTCTACTTCTATTGTTCAGTTGTTTGCCGGGTGGGTGGGTGGCAGTTTGCACTGCAACAGAACAGCTGTTTATAACTACCCTTCCTCCATCACATGATGGCTGTTGTCCTGgttgcttcttttcttcctccccaacAAGCAGCAAAACCTTAGGAAACAGCAAACTCAACTCAATAACAATCTCAGTTGAAAATGGCCTTAATGTCCTAATGAAAAGATGCAGACTAACTCCCTGAACCAAACACAAGatccagaggctggggagaagaCTCAGAAGCTAAGAGTgtttattgctcttacagaggatctgggcccaattcccagtgcccacatcaggcagttcacacaCAACTCCTTCTAACACCAATCCTGATGcatctggcctcctcaggcacttgcatgcatgtgttcatacccacacacagaaatACCATACATACACGAAacattctaaaaaataaaataaatcttaaacaaaaaaaaaaaaagatcaaactaTGTATTGTCTCCAGGACACTTTCActtgtgaaaaattaaaaaataaaaattaaaaaaattttaaaaattcaaagtttgGAAATCAACCTACTGAACACattgaaacaagaaaaaaaaaaagctaacagaGCTGTTCTGATAACTTGATAAGTAGACTTTAAACTAAAGTTTGtctgaagagataaagaagggcCCTTCATATTAATGGGAACAATTCAAGAAGACTTAGCAATTGCAAAGACTTAAGCATGGAAAGTTGGGGCCCCTGGTTTCACAAAAGCAAACACTAAAACTCACGAAAGGTCAGATAGGTCCTAATATAATGATGGTGGAAGACTTCAGTTCCCTATCCATATCTTTAAGTAGGCCTTCCAAACTAAAAATTACTAAAGAAACTTCAGAGCTAAACTGTTAAACAGACCAACGGGATTAACAGATGTCAACAGGTAATTCATCCAAGAGATACGGATAGCATGGgcattcttctcagcagctctCAAACCTGTCTCTAAAATCAATTAGATTATAGGCCACAAAAATGAGCCTTAAGAATACGAAAGaaatggagctggggagatggcttggtggtgaagagcactggctgctcctgtagaagacctaggttcagttcccagcacccacatcaagcagctcatgaccagctgtaaccccagttccagggattctgGCTCTTGTGGGTGCCTGCATAcaggcagtgcacacacacacacacacacacacacacacacacacacacacacactcataaatttaaaaaactagagattacaaaaataatcaaaattgcTTGTATCATATCAGATTGTAGAGGATGATGCTAGAAATTAATTGCAAGAGAAACTGAAGGAACCACAAATCCTTGGAGAATGAAAATTACAGTACACTCTGCCTCTACCTTGAGCCAGCTCTGCTCCCTGTAGGCAGCCGTCCTCAACAGACTTAGA
Coding sequences:
- the LOC131922754 gene encoding transmembrane protein 45A-like isoform X1, whose product is MGSFKGHVLPGIFFIIMGFWWGTKSILKYVYKKQTRTCYLSSKTLFRRAEIWEGVVIIFMALTGMVGEQFISGGPSLTLYKDGQWNQLLGWHHTTMYFFFGLQGAIHILCFTTNFLPLSLSKLMLSNAIFVESFIFYNHTHGREMLDVFVHQLLVFATILGGLTTFMEFLTKNNVLLELLRSSFIILQGTWFWQIAFVLYPLKGSPPWNLTDTENKMFLTMCFSWHYASAFIIIGLNYAFITWLTSGPHLLRGWGVFRNSTRMQGKTLLRVRSPPEPADDYCLFMFQKPSDA
- the LOC131922754 gene encoding transmembrane protein 45A-like isoform X2 produces the protein MGSFKGHVLPGIFFIIMGFWWGTKSILKYVYKKQTRTCYLSSKTLFRRAEIWEGVVIIFMALTGMVGEQFISGGPSLTLYKDGQWNQLLGWHHTTMYFFFGLQGAIHILCFTTNFLPLSLSKLMLSNAIFVESFIFYNHTHGREMLDVFVHQLLVFATILGGLTTFMEFLTKNNVLLELLRSSFIILQGTWFWQIAFVLYPLKGSPPWNLTDTENKMFLTMCFSWHYASAFIIIGLNYAFITWLVKSRLKKVCTSEVGLLKNADREHESEEEV